In one Stenotrophomonas maltophilia genomic region, the following are encoded:
- a CDS encoding AraC family transcriptional regulator, which translates to MRVEPADIEALFDAIPDVLFFIKDRQGRYTHVNQTMLRRLGLRARKDVIGRTAAEIYPTGLSADYVDQDARVLSGEVIENLMELHLFANREPGWCLTCKRPLVVDGSIEGLIGISRDLGQKDSLGTQYEQLRLALAHLNAHYAENVRMQTLLDITGFSLSKLERSFRKVFQMTPQQVLTRLRIQMAMHLLHGDDSIACIGQACGFSDQSAFTRKFKAETGFSPRAYRARIGEPALA; encoded by the coding sequence ATGCGAGTCGAGCCTGCCGACATCGAAGCCCTGTTCGACGCCATCCCGGACGTGCTGTTCTTCATAAAGGACCGCCAGGGCCGTTACACCCACGTCAACCAGACCATGCTGCGGCGGCTGGGCCTGCGCGCGCGCAAGGACGTGATCGGGCGTACCGCGGCCGAGATCTACCCGACCGGCCTCAGTGCGGACTATGTCGACCAGGACGCACGCGTGCTGTCCGGCGAGGTGATCGAGAACCTGATGGAGCTGCACCTGTTCGCCAACCGCGAGCCGGGCTGGTGCCTGACCTGCAAGCGGCCGCTGGTGGTCGACGGCAGCATCGAGGGCCTGATCGGCATCTCGCGCGACCTGGGCCAGAAAGACAGCCTGGGAACCCAGTACGAGCAGCTGCGGCTGGCCCTGGCCCATCTCAACGCGCATTACGCCGAGAACGTGCGCATGCAGACATTGCTGGACATCACCGGGTTCTCGCTGTCCAAGCTGGAGCGAAGCTTCCGCAAGGTGTTCCAGATGACCCCGCAGCAGGTGCTGACGCGGCTGCGGATCCAGATGGCCATGCATCTGCTGCATGGCGACGACAGCATCGCCTGCATCGGCCAGGCCTGCGGGTTCAGTGACCAGAGCGCGTTCACCCGCAAGTTCAAGGCCGAAACCGGTTTCTCGCCGCGCGCCTACCGCGCCCGCATCGGCGAGCCGGCGCTGGCCTGA
- a CDS encoding methyl-accepting chemotaxis protein → MDYLRNVRVAWRLGLGFGLLLLLVAAVVATGATASVVQKRAMQQVVDVSVAKVRLLSQMLDANNQMMVVRREMLIRQGEERGSDEKRIADLVKRYEADWSAYQALPGDAEGKAIAETIAAKRALARPLNKQTSELMEQGDYPAAVALTLGPVQEAANGWNKALSEGVDFEEKESREAAAEAIRLGERSLLQLLVLGGVALLVGIAASVMIGRSLTGPLARAVNLAERLSKGQLDQEFRLGGRDELTRLGEAMASVRQSVQAAIGAQMHMAEQHEAGAIRYRMDASAFPGDFGRMVQATNSLVESHVQVELLMAEVMQRYAIGDLSRDLPDYPGEKGTLTRTLAAVKQSLLAVNTQIDDLVRAARAGDFSVRGDASAFQYQFRAMVEQLNGMMASSQASIADVSDVLRAVSGGDLTARMDGHYDGVFARMRDDANTTTAQLTGIVRGIQDAADSINNAAQELAAGNSDLSRRTEQQAANLEEAAASMEELTSTVRQNAELARQADSEAHAAGAAVRATEQAMAQMASVMGEIDQSSARISEISTVIDGIAFQTNILALNAAVEAARAGEQGRGFAVVASEVRTLAQRAGIAAKEIKELIEEAAGKVQSGLAVTVESEAAIARLAQASARTNQLMSDIAAASKEQAAGIEQVNQVVVQMDQVTQQNAALVEEATAASRALEEQANALTASVAVFHIEQSGVVRTVAARAA, encoded by the coding sequence ATGGATTACTTGAGGAATGTCAGGGTTGCCTGGCGTCTTGGGCTGGGCTTTGGCCTGTTGCTGCTGCTGGTCGCGGCCGTGGTGGCCACCGGCGCCACCGCCAGTGTCGTGCAGAAGCGCGCGATGCAGCAGGTGGTCGACGTCAGTGTGGCCAAGGTACGCCTGCTGTCGCAGATGCTCGATGCCAACAACCAGATGATGGTAGTGCGCCGCGAAATGCTGATCCGCCAGGGCGAAGAGCGCGGCAGCGACGAGAAGCGCATTGCCGACCTGGTCAAGCGCTACGAGGCGGATTGGTCCGCCTATCAGGCCCTGCCGGGCGATGCAGAGGGCAAGGCCATCGCTGAAACCATCGCGGCCAAGCGCGCCCTTGCGCGCCCGCTCAACAAGCAGACCAGCGAACTGATGGAGCAGGGCGACTACCCCGCTGCCGTGGCACTGACCCTGGGGCCGGTGCAGGAAGCGGCCAACGGCTGGAACAAGGCGTTGTCCGAGGGAGTCGACTTCGAAGAGAAGGAAAGCCGCGAGGCCGCCGCCGAGGCGATCCGCCTGGGTGAACGCAGTCTGCTGCAGTTGCTGGTGCTGGGAGGCGTGGCCCTGCTGGTCGGCATTGCCGCCTCGGTGATGATCGGTCGCAGCCTGACCGGTCCGCTGGCACGCGCGGTGAACCTGGCCGAGCGCCTGTCCAAGGGCCAGCTGGACCAGGAATTCCGCCTCGGCGGCCGTGACGAGTTGACCCGGCTGGGTGAGGCGATGGCCAGCGTGCGGCAGAGCGTGCAGGCCGCCATCGGGGCGCAGATGCACATGGCCGAGCAGCACGAGGCGGGTGCGATCCGCTACCGCATGGACGCCAGCGCGTTTCCGGGCGATTTCGGGCGCATGGTGCAGGCCACCAACAGCCTGGTGGAATCACACGTGCAGGTGGAACTGCTGATGGCCGAGGTCATGCAGCGCTATGCCATCGGCGACCTCAGCCGCGACCTTCCGGACTATCCCGGCGAGAAGGGTACGCTGACCCGCACCCTGGCCGCAGTGAAACAGAGCCTGCTGGCAGTCAACACCCAGATTGACGACCTGGTCCGCGCGGCGCGCGCCGGAGATTTCAGCGTGCGTGGGGATGCCAGTGCGTTCCAGTATCAGTTCAGGGCGATGGTCGAGCAGCTCAACGGCATGATGGCCAGTTCGCAGGCCAGCATCGCCGACGTCTCCGATGTGCTGCGCGCGGTCTCCGGGGGCGACCTCACTGCGCGCATGGACGGTCACTACGACGGCGTGTTCGCCCGCATGCGCGACGATGCCAACACCACCACGGCCCAGCTGACCGGCATCGTGCGCGGCATCCAGGACGCTGCCGACAGCATCAACAATGCCGCGCAGGAGCTCGCCGCCGGCAACAGCGACCTGTCGCGCCGTACCGAACAGCAGGCCGCCAACCTGGAAGAAGCGGCGGCATCGATGGAAGAACTGACCTCGACCGTCCGCCAGAATGCCGAGCTGGCCCGCCAGGCCGACAGCGAGGCACACGCTGCCGGCGCGGCGGTGCGGGCCACCGAACAGGCAATGGCACAGATGGCATCTGTGATGGGAGAGATCGATCAGTCCTCGGCGCGCATCTCGGAAATCTCCACGGTCATCGATGGCATCGCCTTCCAGACCAACATCCTGGCCTTGAACGCTGCGGTGGAAGCTGCCCGCGCGGGTGAGCAGGGCCGCGGCTTTGCCGTGGTCGCCAGTGAAGTGCGCACGCTGGCGCAGCGTGCGGGCATCGCCGCCAAGGAGATCAAGGAACTCATCGAAGAGGCGGCAGGCAAGGTGCAGAGCGGTCTGGCGGTCACGGTCGAGTCGGAAGCAGCCATTGCCCGCTTGGCACAGGCCAGCGCACGCACCAACCAGCTGATGAGTGACATCGCTGCGGCGAGCAAGGAACAGGCGGCCGGCATCGAACAGGTCAATCAGGTGGTGGTGCAGATGGATCAGGTGACCCAGCAGAATGCCGCACTGGTGGAAGAAGCCACTGCCGCCAGCCGCGCGCTGGAAGAGCAGGCCAATGCGCTGACCGCGTCGGTCGCGGTGTTCCATATCGAGCAGAGCGGTGTAGTCCGCACGGTGGCAGCACGCGCGGCCTGA
- a CDS encoding catalase, which translates to MAASKPSGKRAPAPSPDHRRGDGDELHLHAGGTHPPMTTAQGIPVADNQNSLRQGPRGPTLLEDFILREKITHFDHERIPERIVHARGSAAHGYFELTHSLAKYTRARILGEVGKKTPVFTRFSTVAGGAGSVDTPRDVRGFAVKFYTPEGNWDLVGNNIPVFFIQDAMKFPDLVHAVKMEPDRAFPQAASAHDTFWDFISLMPESMHMIMWAMSDRAIPRSLRMIEGFGVHSFRLLNEAGDSTFVKFHWRPKLGIQSTVWDEALKLQAADNDFHRRDLFEAIERGDFPEWELAVQLFTEEEADAFPFDHLDPTKIIPESLVPLKVIGRMVLDRWPDNFFAETEQVAFCPANVPPGIDFSNDPLLQGRLFSYLDTQLIRLGGPNFHQIPVNAPKCPFANHQRDGHMQMQVPKGRVAYDPSSLEDDSPRETPAGFRSHASADDGRKGRTRAESFADHYSQARMFFRSLEAPEQAHLASALVFELSKVETLKVRVRTVSHLRNIDETLAQRVAEGLALPALPDPAPTATPAQDMPPAPEVRVIGRNKPTLQGRCIGILFDEGSDAGVISSLRKAAEKAGAAVKLVAPKVGGATLSNGKLQAADGQLAGTPSAVFDAVAIVLSEEAGKRLSSDSAGLEFASTAWAHLKAIGSDEGGRVLLKAARVGKDAGIVDAGDAGAFLAVAATRQWAREPKLRQLA; encoded by the coding sequence ATGGCCGCCAGCAAGCCCTCCGGCAAGCGCGCACCCGCCCCCTCCCCCGACCATCGCCGTGGCGACGGCGACGAACTGCACCTGCACGCCGGCGGCACGCACCCCCCGATGACCACGGCCCAGGGCATCCCCGTCGCCGACAACCAGAACTCGCTGCGCCAGGGCCCACGAGGCCCCACCCTGCTGGAGGACTTCATCCTCCGCGAGAAGATCACCCACTTCGACCATGAGCGCATCCCGGAGCGCATCGTGCATGCCCGCGGCAGCGCCGCCCACGGCTATTTCGAACTCACTCACTCGCTGGCCAAGTACACCCGTGCGCGCATCCTTGGCGAAGTCGGAAAGAAGACTCCGGTGTTCACCCGCTTTTCCACCGTGGCCGGCGGTGCCGGGTCGGTCGACACCCCCCGCGACGTGCGGGGTTTCGCGGTGAAGTTCTACACCCCTGAAGGCAACTGGGACCTGGTGGGCAACAACATCCCGGTGTTCTTCATCCAGGACGCAATGAAGTTTCCCGACCTGGTGCATGCGGTGAAGATGGAACCGGACCGCGCGTTCCCGCAGGCAGCGAGCGCGCACGACACGTTCTGGGACTTCATTTCGTTGATGCCCGAATCGATGCACATGATCATGTGGGCGATGAGCGACCGCGCCATTCCACGCTCGCTGCGCATGATCGAAGGCTTCGGCGTGCACAGCTTCCGCCTGTTGAACGAGGCCGGCGACTCCACCTTCGTCAAATTCCACTGGCGGCCGAAGCTGGGCATCCAGTCCACGGTGTGGGACGAGGCGTTGAAGCTGCAGGCCGCGGACAACGATTTCCATCGGCGCGACCTGTTCGAGGCGATCGAGCGTGGCGACTTCCCCGAATGGGAACTGGCCGTGCAGCTGTTCACGGAAGAGGAGGCCGACGCATTTCCGTTCGATCACCTGGACCCGACCAAGATCATTCCCGAATCGCTGGTGCCGCTGAAGGTGATCGGGCGCATGGTGCTGGATCGCTGGCCGGACAACTTCTTCGCCGAAACCGAGCAGGTGGCCTTCTGCCCGGCCAACGTGCCGCCCGGCATCGACTTCAGCAACGACCCGCTGCTGCAGGGCCGGTTGTTCTCCTACCTGGATACCCAGCTGATCCGCCTGGGCGGGCCCAACTTCCACCAGATCCCGGTGAATGCGCCAAAGTGCCCGTTTGCCAACCACCAGCGCGATGGGCATATGCAGATGCAGGTGCCCAAGGGCCGCGTGGCCTACGACCCCAGTTCGCTGGAGGACGACAGCCCGCGCGAGACACCGGCCGGATTCCGCAGCCATGCCAGCGCGGATGACGGCCGCAAGGGGCGCACGCGTGCCGAGAGCTTCGCCGACCATTACAGCCAGGCACGGATGTTCTTCCGCAGCCTGGAAGCACCCGAGCAGGCCCATCTGGCCTCGGCGCTGGTGTTCGAGCTGTCCAAGGTGGAAACGCTGAAGGTGCGGGTGCGTACCGTCAGCCACCTGCGCAACATCGACGAAACCCTCGCGCAGCGGGTGGCGGAAGGACTGGCGCTGCCCGCCCTGCCCGACCCGGCGCCCACTGCTACGCCGGCACAGGACATGCCCCCCGCACCGGAAGTCCGCGTGATTGGCCGCAACAAACCCACCCTGCAAGGGCGCTGCATCGGCATCCTGTTTGATGAAGGCTCCGATGCCGGTGTCATCAGCAGCCTGCGCAAGGCCGCAGAGAAGGCCGGCGCGGCGGTGAAGCTGGTGGCTCCCAAGGTGGGCGGCGCCACCCTGAGCAACGGCAAGCTGCAAGCGGCCGACGGGCAACTGGCGGGGACTCCATCGGCGGTGTTCGATGCGGTCGCGATCGTGCTCAGCGAGGAGGCCGGCAAGCGGCTGTCCAGCGACAGCGCGGGGCTGGAATTTGCCAGCACCGCGTGGGCACACCTGAAGGCCATCGGCAGCGATGAAGGAGGCCGGGTGCTTCTCAAGGCGGCGCGCGTGGGCAAGGATGCAGGCATCGTCGACGCGGGCGATGCCGGCGCTTTCCTCGCCGTCGCCGCCACCCGCCAGTGGGCCCGCGAACCGAAGCTGCGGCAACTGGCCTGA
- the hflK gene encoding FtsH protease activity modulator HflK translates to MAWNTPGGNKGGQGPEDNRRGPFGSRGGGNGGGWGGLPGPLKDLFDGGIVRWVVAALVLLVLFSSFQLIGEQQRGVVLRFGQFSRILQPGPNFKLPWPIESVTKVNATEIKTFSIQVPVLTRDENIVNVSLNVQYRIDDPQQYLFGTVDANQVLEQSAQSAVREEVGRADLNAVLNNRGPLAAAAEERLQALLRAFKTGLTVTGLTLQDARPPEEVKPAFDEVNGAQQVKERLINEAQAYAAKVVPEARGQASRARTTAEGYKQAVVSKAEGDAQRFSLLQAQYKDAPDVTRKRLWLETVQQVLSENRKVIGGDGRQLIYVPMTGDTRPATSASGVPNPDVVMPSLPGTTAAEPSRDPGRPTGRPTGRPSGREEGSR, encoded by the coding sequence ATGGCCTGGAATACACCCGGCGGCAACAAGGGCGGACAAGGCCCCGAGGACAATCGACGCGGGCCGTTCGGGTCGCGCGGCGGTGGCAATGGTGGTGGCTGGGGCGGGCTGCCCGGGCCGTTGAAGGATCTGTTCGATGGCGGCATCGTCCGCTGGGTGGTGGCAGCCCTGGTGCTGCTGGTGCTGTTCTCCAGCTTCCAGCTGATCGGCGAGCAGCAGCGTGGCGTGGTGCTGCGCTTCGGCCAGTTCTCGCGCATCCTGCAGCCCGGACCGAACTTCAAGCTGCCGTGGCCGATCGAGTCGGTCACCAAGGTCAACGCGACCGAGATCAAGACCTTCTCGATCCAGGTTCCGGTGCTGACCCGCGATGAGAACATCGTCAACGTGTCGTTGAACGTCCAGTACCGCATCGATGATCCGCAGCAGTACCTGTTCGGCACGGTCGATGCCAACCAGGTGCTGGAACAGTCCGCCCAGAGTGCCGTGCGCGAGGAAGTCGGCCGTGCCGATCTCAACGCCGTGCTGAACAACCGTGGACCGCTGGCCGCGGCTGCCGAGGAGCGCCTGCAGGCGCTGCTGCGCGCGTTCAAGACCGGCCTGACCGTCACCGGCCTGACCCTGCAGGACGCCCGTCCGCCGGAGGAAGTGAAGCCGGCCTTCGACGAGGTCAACGGTGCGCAGCAGGTCAAGGAACGCCTGATCAACGAAGCCCAGGCCTACGCTGCCAAGGTCGTGCCGGAAGCACGAGGCCAGGCCTCGCGCGCCCGTACCACCGCCGAAGGCTACAAGCAGGCCGTGGTGTCCAAGGCCGAGGGTGATGCACAGCGCTTCAGCCTGCTGCAGGCCCAGTACAAGGATGCGCCGGACGTGACCCGCAAGCGCCTGTGGCTGGAAACGGTGCAGCAGGTGCTGAGCGAGAACCGCAAGGTGATCGGCGGCGATGGCCGCCAGCTGATCTACGTGCCGATGACCGGCGATACCCGTCCTGCGACGTCGGCCTCCGGCGTGCCGAATCCGGACGTGGTGATGCCTTCGTTGCCGGGTACCACGGCAGCGGAACCTTCCCGTGACCCGGGCCGGCCCACGGGCCGCCCGACCGGGCGACCGAGCGGCCGTGAGGAGGGCAGCCGATGA
- a CDS encoding amino acid permease, protein MPASPVTPASPSRLGHSLKPRQLIMMGLGSAIGAGLFLGSGVGVQAAGPAVLVSYLVAGALVIIVMNALGEMAAAKPTSGAFSVYAADAMGATAGATVGWLWWVQLVIVIAAEAVGAAGLLATVWPAIPVPMAALAFMLFFTAINLLGVRNFGEFEFWFAILKVAAILAFIAIGFALLMGWLPQVTSPGLSNFTAHGGFAPQGLAGIGAALLVVVFAFGGTEIVAVAAAETEDPERSIARAIRTVAWRILVFYIGSLSVIIAVVPWTSEALKSPFAAVLDAARIPGAGTAITLIAVIALLSALNANLYGASRMMYSLAQRREAPAVLGWTDPRQVPVIAVLASVLFGFAATVMELLFPDKVLPVLLNIVGSTCLLVWTLSLLSQLVLRRRADRLGSRLPFRMAGFPWLTCCALAILALIFGLLLSEAHTRLQFLSMVALTATIAAGSAIARRMREA, encoded by the coding sequence ATGCCCGCCAGCCCTGTTACGCCTGCCTCGCCCTCCCGCCTGGGCCATTCGCTCAAGCCACGCCAGCTGATCATGATGGGGTTGGGCAGCGCCATCGGCGCGGGCCTGTTCCTGGGGTCCGGTGTGGGCGTACAGGCGGCCGGCCCGGCGGTGCTGGTGTCGTACCTGGTGGCCGGCGCACTGGTGATCATCGTGATGAACGCACTGGGCGAAATGGCGGCGGCCAAGCCGACCAGCGGCGCGTTCTCGGTCTATGCCGCCGACGCCATGGGCGCCACGGCAGGGGCGACTGTCGGCTGGCTCTGGTGGGTACAGCTGGTGATCGTGATCGCCGCCGAGGCCGTGGGAGCGGCGGGCCTGCTGGCCACCGTCTGGCCTGCCATTCCGGTGCCGATGGCCGCCCTGGCGTTCATGCTGTTCTTCACCGCGATCAACCTGCTGGGGGTCAGGAATTTCGGTGAGTTCGAGTTCTGGTTCGCCATTCTCAAGGTGGCGGCGATCCTGGCGTTCATTGCCATCGGTTTCGCGTTGCTGATGGGCTGGCTGCCGCAGGTGACCTCTCCGGGACTGAGCAACTTCACCGCACACGGCGGTTTTGCACCGCAGGGCCTGGCCGGTATCGGCGCAGCCCTGCTGGTGGTGGTGTTCGCCTTCGGCGGCACCGAGATCGTGGCCGTTGCCGCGGCCGAGACCGAGGATCCCGAGCGCAGCATCGCCCGCGCCATCCGCACCGTGGCCTGGCGCATCCTGGTGTTCTACATCGGCTCGCTGAGCGTGATCATCGCCGTGGTGCCGTGGACCAGCGAAGCGCTGAAGTCGCCGTTCGCCGCGGTGCTGGATGCGGCCCGCATTCCGGGGGCGGGCACGGCCATCACGCTGATCGCAGTGATCGCCCTGCTGTCGGCCCTCAACGCCAACCTCTACGGCGCGTCGCGGATGATGTATTCGCTGGCGCAGCGCCGCGAGGCACCGGCCGTGCTGGGCTGGACCGACCCGCGGCAGGTACCGGTGATCGCCGTTTTGGCCAGCGTGCTGTTCGGGTTTGCCGCGACGGTGATGGAACTGCTGTTCCCGGACAAGGTGCTGCCGGTACTGCTGAACATCGTCGGCTCGACCTGCCTGCTGGTGTGGACGCTGTCGCTGCTTTCTCAACTGGTGCTGCGCCGCCGTGCGGACCGCCTCGGCTCGCGCCTGCCGTTCCGCATGGCCGGTTTCCCGTGGCTGACCTGCTGCGCCCTGGCGATCCTGGCACTGATCTTCGGCCTGCTGCTGAGCGAGGCGCATACGCGCCTGCAGTTCCTATCGATGGTGGCCCTGACCGCCACGATCGCGGCCGGCAGTGCCATCGCGCGCCGCATGCGCGAGGCCTGA
- a CDS encoding adenylosuccinate synthase, protein MGQSVVVLGAQWGDEGKGKIVDLLTEEIGAVVRFQGGHNAGHTLVINGKKTVLHLIPSGILRDDALCLIGNGVVISPAALQKEIAELETSGVEVRSRLKISPAAPLIMPYHIALDQARERAAGGKAIGTTGRGIGPAYEDKVARRGIRIADLHYPKQLEELLRTALDYHNFVLTKYLNTDAIDFQKTYDEALAFGEYVEPMKSDVAGILHDLRKQGKRVLFEGAQGALLDIDHGTYPYVTSSNTTVGGALAGAGVGADAIDYVLGIAKAYATRVGGGPFPTELDDEIGQGIRDRGAEYGASTGRPRRCGWMDIVALKRAVAINGISGLCITKLDVLDGMEKLKVCIAYEYRGKRTEYAPLDAQGWEECTPVYLEFPGWSENTHGITQWDDLPPAARAYLRSLEELAGCPISIVSTGPDRDHTMVLQDPFA, encoded by the coding sequence ATGGGTCAGTCTGTCGTAGTGTTGGGTGCCCAGTGGGGCGATGAAGGCAAGGGCAAGATCGTCGATCTGCTCACTGAGGAAATCGGCGCGGTCGTGCGCTTCCAGGGCGGCCACAATGCCGGCCACACGCTGGTCATCAACGGCAAGAAGACCGTCCTGCACCTGATCCCGTCCGGCATCCTGCGCGACGACGCACTGTGCCTGATCGGCAACGGCGTGGTGATCTCGCCGGCCGCGCTGCAGAAGGAAATCGCCGAGCTGGAAACCTCCGGCGTGGAAGTGCGTTCGCGCCTGAAGATCTCCCCGGCCGCGCCGCTGATCATGCCGTACCACATCGCCCTGGACCAGGCGCGCGAACGCGCTGCCGGCGGCAAGGCGATCGGCACCACCGGGCGTGGCATCGGCCCGGCCTACGAAGACAAGGTGGCACGTCGCGGCATCCGCATTGCCGACCTGCATTACCCCAAGCAGCTGGAAGAACTCCTGCGCACCGCGCTGGATTACCACAACTTCGTGCTGACCAAGTACCTCAACACCGACGCGATCGACTTCCAGAAGACCTACGACGAGGCACTTGCCTTCGGCGAGTACGTCGAGCCGATGAAGTCCGACGTCGCCGGCATCCTGCACGACCTGCGCAAGCAGGGTAAGCGCGTGCTGTTCGAAGGCGCGCAGGGCGCGCTGCTGGACATCGACCACGGCACCTATCCGTACGTCACCAGCTCCAACACCACCGTCGGCGGCGCACTGGCCGGCGCCGGCGTGGGTGCCGATGCGATCGACTACGTGCTGGGCATCGCCAAGGCCTATGCCACCCGCGTCGGCGGCGGTCCGTTCCCGACCGAACTGGACGATGAGATCGGCCAGGGCATCCGCGACCGCGGTGCCGAGTACGGCGCCTCGACCGGCCGTCCGCGTCGCTGCGGCTGGATGGATATCGTCGCGCTCAAGCGCGCCGTGGCCATCAACGGCATCAGCGGCTTGTGCATCACCAAGCTGGACGTGCTGGACGGCATGGAGAAGCTGAAGGTCTGCATCGCCTACGAATACCGCGGCAAGCGTACCGAGTACGCACCGCTGGACGCGCAGGGCTGGGAAGAGTGCACCCCGGTGTACCTGGAGTTCCCGGGCTGGAGCGAGAACACCCACGGCATCACCCAGTGGGATGACCTGCCGCCGGCCGCGCGCGCCTACCTGCGTTCGCTGGAGGAGCTGGCGGGCTGCCCGATCAGCATCGTCTCGACCGGCCCCGATCGCGACCACACCATGGTCCTGCAGGATCCGTTCGCCTGA
- a CDS encoding DUF2065 domain-containing protein, with protein MKDLFAAVCLVAVLEGLFLFAAPLAWKRMAERLLDLPGPALRSFGGLILLAGLSLLWWARH; from the coding sequence ATGAAAGACCTGTTCGCGGCCGTGTGCCTGGTCGCGGTGCTGGAAGGCCTGTTCCTGTTCGCGGCCCCGCTGGCCTGGAAGCGCATGGCCGAGCGCCTGCTGGACCTGCCTGGACCGGCCCTGCGCAGCTTTGGCGGCCTGATCCTGCTGGCCGGCCTGAGCCTGCTGTGGTGGGCACGGCATTAG
- the hflC gene encoding protease modulator HflC: MKSPIWIAVIVAVVLGLLGSVYVVREDQTAMVLNLGKVVRSDIKPGLHFKLPIVETVKVFDRRFQVLDTAPARYFTAEQKDVSVDFFAIGYISNVGDYFRATGGDPRIANARLAPIITDSLRNQINSRTLQQLVSGDRSELIAEQLKGINEAVAGLGMQMIDLRIKQVDLPTDSQVINDVYERMRAQRKQEAAKLRAEGEEQSLTIRAQADRDSTVLIAEAERDAQRLRGEGDADAARIYGKAGSADPAFYAFYRSLEAYRGSMTDGNGVIVLDKNDPFLQYLKSDR; this comes from the coding sequence ATGAAGAGTCCAATCTGGATCGCCGTGATCGTGGCGGTGGTGCTGGGCCTGCTGGGCTCGGTGTACGTGGTCCGCGAGGACCAGACCGCCATGGTCCTGAACCTGGGCAAGGTGGTGCGCTCGGACATCAAGCCGGGCCTGCACTTCAAGCTGCCGATCGTGGAAACGGTGAAGGTCTTCGACCGCCGCTTCCAGGTGCTTGATACCGCCCCTGCGCGTTACTTCACCGCCGAGCAGAAGGACGTCAGCGTCGACTTCTTCGCGATCGGCTACATCTCCAACGTGGGTGACTACTTCCGTGCCACCGGCGGCGATCCGCGCATCGCCAATGCCCGCCTGGCACCGATCATCACTGACTCGCTGCGCAACCAGATCAACTCGCGCACCCTGCAGCAGCTGGTGTCCGGCGACCGCAGCGAGCTGATCGCCGAGCAGCTGAAGGGCATCAACGAGGCGGTGGCGGGGCTGGGCATGCAGATGATCGATCTGCGCATCAAGCAGGTCGATCTGCCGACCGACAGCCAGGTCATCAACGACGTGTATGAGCGCATGCGCGCCCAGCGCAAGCAGGAGGCTGCCAAGCTGCGCGCCGAAGGCGAGGAACAGTCGCTGACGATCCGCGCCCAGGCCGACCGCGACAGCACCGTGTTGATCGCCGAAGCCGAGCGTGATGCCCAGCGCCTGCGCGGTGAAGGTGATGCCGATGCCGCGCGCATCTATGGCAAGGCCGGTTCTGCCGATCCGGCGTTCTACGCCTTCTACCGCAGCCTGGAGGCCTACCGTGGCTCCATGACCGACGGCAACGGCGTGATCGTGCTCGACAAGAACGACCCGTTCCTGCAGTACCTCAAGAGCGATCGCTGA
- a CDS encoding YhdH/YhfP family quinone oxidoreductase, producing the protein MVPTTPFTAFRIESDDAGYRSGLTRLGVDDLNPGQVLIRARWSSVNYKDALAGTGKGRILRRFPLVGGIDVAGTVVASTDPAWREGDAVLATGCGLSETRDGGYSQYVRLESSAVIAQPPGLSPREAMVLGTAGFTAALALLRLQDNRQTPDLGPLAVTGASGGVGALALSIFSRAGYTVHAVSGKPEQARFLRDIGASEVLPREALADTGPLQTGRFGGGLDNAGGDMLASLLAQTVPYGSVVSAGLAASPKLDMTVMPFILRGVSLLGVSSANAPRALRETVWARLGDDWKPQHLQQICTAEVGLEALPEVFERMLAGGSLGRTVVRID; encoded by the coding sequence ATGGTCCCCACCACCCCGTTCACCGCCTTCCGCATCGAGAGCGACGACGCCGGCTACCGCAGCGGCCTGACCCGGCTGGGGGTCGACGACCTCAACCCCGGGCAGGTGCTGATCCGCGCCCGGTGGTCCTCGGTCAATTACAAGGACGCCCTGGCCGGCACCGGCAAGGGCCGGATCCTGCGCCGCTTCCCGCTGGTGGGCGGCATCGATGTGGCCGGCACGGTCGTGGCCTCCACCGACCCCGCCTGGCGCGAGGGCGACGCCGTGCTGGCCACCGGCTGCGGCCTGAGCGAAACCCGCGACGGCGGCTACAGCCAGTACGTGCGGCTGGAGTCGAGTGCGGTGATCGCGCAGCCGCCCGGGCTCAGCCCGCGCGAGGCGATGGTGCTGGGCACGGCCGGTTTCACCGCCGCGTTGGCGCTGCTGCGCCTGCAGGACAATCGGCAGACCCCGGATCTGGGCCCGCTGGCGGTGACCGGCGCCAGCGGTGGCGTGGGTGCCCTGGCGCTGTCGATCTTCAGCCGCGCCGGCTATACCGTGCACGCCGTCAGCGGCAAGCCGGAGCAGGCCCGCTTCCTGCGCGACATCGGCGCCAGCGAGGTTCTGCCACGCGAGGCGTTGGCCGATACCGGCCCGTTGCAGACCGGGCGCTTCGGCGGGGGCCTGGACAATGCCGGCGGCGACATGCTGGCCAGCCTGCTGGCGCAGACCGTGCCCTACGGCAGCGTGGTCAGCGCAGGCCTCGCCGCCAGCCCGAAGCTGGACATGACGGTGATGCCCTTCATCCTGCGTGGCGTATCGTTGCTGGGCGTTTCTTCGGCCAACGCGCCACGCGCCCTGCGCGAAACCGTCTGGGCGCGGTTGGGCGACGACTGGAAGCCGCAGCATCTGCAGCAGATCTGTACGGCGGAAGTCGGCCTGGAGGCGCTGCCGGAGGTGTTCGAGCGCATGCTGGCCGGCGGCTCGCTGGGACGCACGGTGGTACGGATCGACTGA